The DNA window CCTTTTAGGTTAGCATGTACGGCAACACCAGCTCCAAATGATTATATGGAACTTGGAAATCATGCTGAATTTTTAGGAATAATGACAAGAAATGAAATGTTATCAATGTACTTTATTCATGATGGTAGTGATACATCAAAATGGAGATTAAAAGGGCATGCAGATAAAATATTCTGGCAATGGATGGCTAGTTGGTGTGTATTTATTGATAATCCAAATAGCTTGGGATATGAAATAGATGGTTATACATTGCCAAAATTAAATATATTTGAAATCATAGCTGATGGTACTGATTTTTCTAATGAGAAACTAACTCTTACACAAAGAAGAAATGTAAGAAAAGAAACATTAAATATCAGATGTCAAAAAGCTGCTGATATAGTTAATAGTTCAAATGAGCAATGGCTTATATGGTGTAGCTTAAATGATGAATCAGCTAAATTAAAAGAGTATATAAATGAGAGTTATGAAGTAAAAGGTTCAGATAATTCAAAATATAAGGCTGAAACAATGATTAAATTTTCAAATAATGAAATAAAATCATTAGTTACAAAACCATCAATAGCAGGTTTTGGAATGAACTGGCAACAATGTAACAATATGATATTTGTTGGATTATCTGATAGTTATGAGCAATATTATCAAGCTATTAGAAGATGTTGGAGATTTGGACAAACAAAAGAAGTAAATGTTTACATAATTCTTTCTGCAAAAGAAGGAACAGTAAAAGAAAATATTGCAAGAAAAGAAGAGGATGCAAAATATATGCAATCTCAAATGGTTGAATTAACTAAGGAAATAACACAAAAGGAGTTACACTCAACATCAAGAATAGTAACTGAATATATACCTCAAATAGAAATGATATTACCAAAATGGGAGGAAATGATATGCAAGCTTTAAATATATATGTGGCTCATCCTTATGATGGCCATGAAGAAAATAAAAAGAAAGTAGAGGAGTTTATAAAACTTTTAATAAAGAAAAATATTTTTCATAAACCAAATTTTATATCTCCAATCCATAATTATGGATATTTGTACAATAATATGGAATATGAAAAAGGGATAGATTTATGTTTAAATCTATTAAATGAGTGTGATATTCTTCTTATTCCAAAATTTGAAAAAATAAAAATGTCAAAGGGATGTTTAATTGAATTAGGATATGCAAAACATAAAGGGATGGAAATAATTCATTGGGAGGATGTGGTGTCAATCAATGAAAGTAATTAATCAAATAGTAAAAGATAAATACTCAATATATCATGGAGATAGTGTAGAAGTCATACAAGGAATACCTGATAATTCAATACACTACTCTATATTTAGTCCACCATTTGCTAGTTTATACACTTATTCAAATAGTGATAGAGATATGGGGAATAGTAAAAATGATGATGAATTTTATAAACACTTTAGATTTTTAATAAAAGAATTATATAGAGTTCTTATGCCAGGAAGATTAATAAGTATTCATTGTATGGATTTACCTATGATGAAATCAAAAGATGGAGTAATAGGTTTAAAAGATTTTCCAGGAGAAATAATAAGATTATTTCAAGAAGTGGGCTTTATATACCATTCAAAAGTAACTATATATAAAGATCCATTAGTTGAAGCAACAAGAACCAAAGCACTAGGTTTATTACATAAACAATTATGTAAAGATTCAAGTTTATGTAGAAATGGTTTACCTGATTATATTGTTACATTCAGAAAAGATGGGGAAAATCCTGAAAGAATAGAACATCCTGAAGGTCTTACTAGATTTTATGGAGAAAATGAACCAGAAGGAATAAAAGGAGATAGACCAGAGCCTGATCCTGAAAAAGTAAAAAACAAAGAAAAATATAATGAATTGCCTGTTTATTCTCACCAAGTATGGAGAAGATATGCCAATCCAGTTTGGATGGATATTAGACAAACAAATACATTAAATAGAACAAAAGCAAGATCAGAAGAAGATGAAAGACATATATGTCCTTTACAACTTGATGTAATTGCAAGATGTATAGAACTATGGACTAATCCAAATGATATAGTTTTAGATCCATTTATGGGAATTGGAAGTACACAATATATGGCACTAAAAATGGATAGAAGAAGTTTGGGAATTGAATTAAAAGAAGCATATTTTAACCAGGCTAAATTAAATCTTGAAACATTAGAAGAGGAAAAAGCAAAAGTAAAATTAGAACAATCATCTTTATTTGAAGATATGGAGGAATAGATTATGACAGTTAAAGAATTAAGAGAAGAAGCAAAAAGTTTAGGTTTAGTTGGATATAGCAAATTAAATAAAGCAGATTTAGAACAATTAATAAGTGTTACTAAATCAGAAGTAATAGAAATGACAAAAGAAGAGTTTGAAAATTCTGTAACAGAAAATAATCAAAACTCAAGAGTTCTTGGTTATGATAATGAAGATAATTGGCATGAACTTAGAGCAAAAAGAATAGGTGGAAGTGACATAGGGGCAATAATTGGAGTAAATCCTTACAAATCAATAGTTGATGTTTATGTAGATAAAACAGAAGGTAGCAACTTCAAAGGTAATGAACTAACACATTGGGGGCATATGTTAGAGGGAACTATTTTAAAAGAGTTCTCCAATAAGCATAAAGAACTAATTGTATATGAAGTTCCTTACTCAGTTGTAAATGATTTTTTAATTGCTAATTTAGATGGAGCATTAAAAGACAAAGAAACAGGAGATTATGGAGTTTTAGAAATAAAAACCACATCTCTTTGGAATAAAAAAGACTGGGAAGATGATGTAATACCTCAATATTATTATGCTCAAGTACAGCATTATTTAATGCTTACAGGCTATAAATTTGCATATATAGCTGTATTAATTGGAGGACAACAATATAAAGAATTTAAAATAGAAAGAAATGAGGAGGATATAGAACTTATTAGAAATAAAGCTACTGAATTTTATCAAGAAAATTTATTAAAAAAGATTCCTCCAATGCCAGATGGAAGTGACGCATATATGAATCATCTGAATAAAAAGGCAATGGAAATAGAAAATAATGAAGTTAGAGAATTGCCAGAGTTTGAGGAAATTGCAATAAGAATAAAAGAATTAGCTAGGCAAAAAAAGCTAATTGAAGATGAAGATAAACTATTAAGAGAAAAAATTTTACATAAGATGATAGAAGAAAAAACATTGAAAGCAGTTGCAGGTAAATACAAATTTAATATTAGTGAAAGAAAAACACCAGATATAGAAAAAATGACAAAAGAAAATTTTGAAGTAATGGAAAAATACAATGAATTAGCAAACAAATACAGGAAAGTTTCTAAATATTTATTAGTGAAATAAGGAGGAATTGAATATGATAAGTGGTAATATTTTAAAATGGTATACAGATGAAATTATAAGAAGTAAACATAATGTTTTAGGTTGGTCATTAATTGAAAAACAAATCAAAGAAGATAAAACAAAATTAGTTTTTGAAACTTCAAATACAAAATTATCATTGGAATTTAAAAAATTAAGTGAAACAACAATAATTTTTAATAATATTGTTTGTAAAGAAGAAGTACCAAAAACAAAAATAAATGGTGTTGAATATTATTTAGAAGAAGCTATTTGGGCAGAAGTGTTTGATGAAAAGTTATTAAATAAAGGTTTAGAACTTGAAAATATGACTATTGAAGAAATAGAAACAGAAGCAATCAGTTGTATAGAAAAAGCATTTGAAAGAATGGCATCAATAAAAACTAATAATAATTTATCTTTATTTGATGAAGATGAAAAAAATGATATTGAAGAAGCTGAGATTATAGAAGTAACAGAACCAGGTAATAGTAATCAAAATCTTTTAGAAGATAAAACTGACAAAAAAGAAGAAGATAATCCAGATGAAGTTGATAAAAAAGATGAAATAGAAGAAGAAAAGCCTAAGAAAAGAGGCAGAAAACCAAAAAATCAAAATAGAGATGAAGAATAAGGAGAGTGGATAATATGCCAACAGCAAGAAATAGTTTAACATCAGGAAATACTGGAACAATGGTAAAAAAAGAAAATAAATCTAAAACAATATTTGATGTAATACAAGCAGGAGCGAAACAATTTGCAACTGCACTTCCAAAACGCATTAACAGTGATAGATTTGTAAGAATTGCAATGACAACTATAAGACAAAATCCAAAGTTAGCTCAATGTACTCAAGAAAGCTTATTAGGTGCATTGATGGTATCTGCTCAACTTGGTTTAGAACCAGGAGAGCTTGGGCAATGTTATTTAATCCCTTATGGCAGAGAGTGCCAATTCCAAATTGGATATAAAGGAATGATAGAACTTTTAAGAAGAAGTGGGCAATTAAAGGATATATATGTCTACTCTGTGTATAAAAATGATGAATTTGAAATAATTTATGGTTTATACAGAGATTTAAAACATAAACCAAATTTACAAGATAGAGGAAATTTTATAGGTTGCTACTGTGTTGCAGTTTTAAAAGATGATACAAGAGCTTTTGAATATATGACAAAAGAAGAAATAGAAGCACATGGAAAAAAGTTTTCTAAGACTTATGGTAATGGACCTTGGAAAACAGACTTTGAAGCTATGGCACATAAGACAGTAGTTAAGAAAATGCTTAAATGGTTACCTCTTTCTGTAGAGTTTTTAGAAATGGCTGCAAAAGATGAAAAATCATTTAAAGTTGTAGATGATAAGAGTACAGAAGTACAAGAAATTGAAATACTTGAAAATAATGGTGATATTATCAATACTGAAACAGGTGAATTTATTGAAGAAGCTACTGAGGATAATAAAAGTCCAAAAAAACAAATATATGATGACACTATGGTTCA is part of the Fusobacterium nucleatum genome and encodes:
- a CDS encoding DUF4406 domain-containing protein — its product is MQALNIYVAHPYDGHEENKKKVEEFIKLLIKKNIFHKPNFISPIHNYGYLYNNMEYEKGIDLCLNLLNECDILLIPKFEKIKMSKGCLIELGYAKHKGMEIIHWEDVVSINESN
- a CDS encoding helicase, with translation MTMQEYENFIFNKSTSIISSGFDISKKELNKNLYEFQKDIVRWALKKGKTAIFADCGLGKTIMQLEWANKVYEHTGKNVLILAPLAVSTQTKMEGKTFGIDVNICESQSDVVPGINITNYEKLDKFIANEFGGIVLDESSILKSFTGKIRNQIIENFSHCPFRLACTATPAPNDYMELGNHAEFLGIMTRNEMLSMYFIHDGSDTSKWRLKGHADKIFWQWMASWCVFIDNPNSLGYEIDGYTLPKLNIFEIIADGTDFSNEKLTLTQRRNVRKETLNIRCQKAADIVNSSNEQWLIWCSLNDESAKLKEYINESYEVKGSDNSKYKAETMIKFSNNEIKSLVTKPSIAGFGMNWQQCNNMIFVGLSDSYEQYYQAIRRCWRFGQTKEVNVYIILSAKEGTVKENIARKEEDAKYMQSQMVELTKEITQKELHSTSRIVTEYIPQIEMILPKWEEMICKL
- a CDS encoding recombinase RecT, with translation MPTARNSLTSGNTGTMVKKENKSKTIFDVIQAGAKQFATALPKRINSDRFVRIAMTTIRQNPKLAQCTQESLLGALMVSAQLGLEPGELGQCYLIPYGRECQFQIGYKGMIELLRRSGQLKDIYVYSVYKNDEFEIIYGLYRDLKHKPNLQDRGNFIGCYCVAVLKDDTRAFEYMTKEEIEAHGKKFSKTYGNGPWKTDFEAMAHKTVVKKMLKWLPLSVEFLEMAAKDEKSFKVVDDKSTEVQEIEILENNGDIINTETGEFIEEATEDNKSPKKQIYDDTMVQGLFENNK
- a CDS encoding site-specific DNA-methyltransferase, with the protein product MKVINQIVKDKYSIYHGDSVEVIQGIPDNSIHYSIFSPPFASLYTYSNSDRDMGNSKNDDEFYKHFRFLIKELYRVLMPGRLISIHCMDLPMMKSKDGVIGLKDFPGEIIRLFQEVGFIYHSKVTIYKDPLVEATRTKALGLLHKQLCKDSSLCRNGLPDYIVTFRKDGENPERIEHPEGLTRFYGENEPEGIKGDRPEPDPEKVKNKEKYNELPVYSHQVWRRYANPVWMDIRQTNTLNRTKARSEEDERHICPLQLDVIARCIELWTNPNDIVLDPFMGIGSTQYMALKMDRRSLGIELKEAYFNQAKLNLETLEEEKAKVKLEQSSLFEDMEE
- a CDS encoding YqaJ viral recombinase family protein; this encodes MTVKELREEAKSLGLVGYSKLNKADLEQLISVTKSEVIEMTKEEFENSVTENNQNSRVLGYDNEDNWHELRAKRIGGSDIGAIIGVNPYKSIVDVYVDKTEGSNFKGNELTHWGHMLEGTILKEFSNKHKELIVYEVPYSVVNDFLIANLDGALKDKETGDYGVLEIKTTSLWNKKDWEDDVIPQYYYAQVQHYLMLTGYKFAYIAVLIGGQQYKEFKIERNEEDIELIRNKATEFYQENLLKKIPPMPDGSDAYMNHLNKKAMEIENNEVRELPEFEEIAIRIKELARQKKLIEDEDKLLREKILHKMIEEKTLKAVAGKYKFNISERKTPDIEKMTKENFEVMEKYNELANKYRKVSKYLLVK